A window of Platichthys flesus chromosome 23, fPlaFle2.1, whole genome shotgun sequence contains these coding sequences:
- the fbxl14b gene encoding F-box/LRR-repeat protein 14b gives METHISCLFPEILAMIFSYMDVRDKGRVAQVCIAWRDASYHKSVWRGVEAKLHLRRANPSLFPSLQARGIRRVQILSLRRSLSYVIQGMPNIESLNLSGCYNLTDNGLGHAFVQEIPSLRVLNLSLCKQITDSSLGRIAQYLKNLEVLELGGCSNITNTGLLLVAWGLHRLKSLNLRSCRHVSDVGIGHLAGMTRSAAEGCLNLEYLTLQDCQKLTDLSLKHISKGLTKLRVLNLSFCGGISDAGMIHLSHMASLWSLNLRSCDNISDTGTMHLAMGTLRLSGLDVSFCDKIGDQTLAYIAQGLYQLKSLSLCSCHISDDGINRMVRQMHELRTLNIGQCVRITDKGLELIADHLTQLAGIDLYGCTKITKRGLERITQLPCLKVLNLGLWQMTESEKVR, from the coding sequence ATGGAGACGCACATTTCGTGCCTCTTCCCGGAAATTTTGGCCATGATTTTCAGCTATATGGACGTGAGGGACAAAGGCAGGGTGGCCCAAGTATGCATCGCTTGGAGGGATGCATCTTACCACAAGTCGGTGTGGAGGGGGGTGGAGGCCAAGCTGCACCTCCGCCGGGCCAATCCCTCCCTGTTCCCCAGCCTCCAGGCAAGGGGCATACGGAGGGTCCAGATCCTCTCGCTGCGCCGCAGCCTGAGCTATGTGATCCAGGGGATGCCCAACATCGAGTCCCTCAACCTGTCCGGCTGCTACAACCTCACAGATAACGGGCTGGGTCATGCATTCGTGCAGGAGATCCCATCACTGAGGGTTTTGAACCTGAGTCTGTGCAAGCAGATCACAGACTCCAGTCTCGGCAGGATAGCTCAGTATCTGAAGAACCTGGAGGTGCTGGAGCTTGGTGGCTGCAGCAACATCACCAACACTGGGCTTCTCCTGGTAGCCTGGGGCCTGCATAGACTCAAGAGCCTCAATCTGAGGTCCTGCAGGCATGTCTCGGATGTGGGGATTGGACATTTGGCGGGCATGACCCGCAGCGCCGCAGAGGGCTGCTTGAACCTGGAGTACCTGACCCTCCAGGACTGTCAGAAACTGACAGACCTGTCACTCAAGCACATTTCCAAGGGGCTGACGAAGCTCCGGGTACTGAACCTGAGCTTCTGTGGGGGGATCTCGGACGCAGGGATGATCCACCTATCCCACATGGCCTCTCTGTGGAGCCTCAACCTACGCTCCTGTGACAACATCAGTGACACGGGGACCATGCACCTGGCCATGGGCACCCTGAGGCTCTCTGGACTGGACGTGTCCTTCTGCGACAAGATCGGGGACCAGACCCTGGCGTACATCGCCCAGGGGCTGTACCAGCTCAAGTCGCTGTCCCTGTGCTCGTGTCACATTTCTGATGATGGGATAAACCGGATGGTGAGGCAGATGCACGAGCTGAGGACCCTGAACATTGGACAGTGTGTGCGCATCACGGACAAAGGGCTGGAGCTCATAGCGGACCACCTGACCCAGCTGGCGGGCATCGACCTGTATGGATGTACCAAGATCACCAAGAGGGGACTGGAGAGGATCACACAGCTCCCCTGCCTTAAAGTGTTGAACCTGGGACTCTGGCAGatgacagagagtgagaaagtGAGGTGA